A genomic region of Alistipes megaguti contains the following coding sequences:
- a CDS encoding shikimate dehydrogenase → MRRFGLIGRPLGHSASAAYFTEKFTREGLSDHAYALYELPSIEALPGLLEQHPDLCGLNVTIPYKREVIRYLNAVSPEARAIGAVNCIRRTPDKGLEGFNTDIIGLREALSELLGLAEPEEALILGTGGASQAVQYALAERGIPFALVSRDAAKGNYTYDNLPCEVVGRSRLIVNASPVGTYPNVDEAPRIPYAYITPEHYLLDLVYNPEVTRFLDYGRQRGAHVLNGRTMFVEQAEASWRIWNGLEER, encoded by the coding sequence ATGAGACGTTTCGGACTGATCGGCCGCCCGCTGGGTCATTCGGCTTCGGCGGCCTACTTTACCGAGAAATTTACCCGCGAGGGGCTCTCGGATCATGCGTATGCTCTGTATGAACTGCCTTCGATCGAGGCGCTGCCCGGTCTGCTGGAGCAGCATCCGGACCTTTGCGGACTCAACGTCACGATTCCCTACAAACGCGAGGTGATCCGCTATCTGAACGCCGTATCACCCGAGGCACGGGCCATCGGGGCAGTGAACTGCATCCGCCGCACGCCGGATAAGGGCCTCGAGGGATTCAATACGGATATCATCGGGCTGCGCGAAGCGCTGAGCGAGTTGCTGGGGCTGGCCGAACCCGAGGAGGCGCTGATTCTCGGCACGGGCGGAGCGTCGCAGGCCGTGCAATATGCGTTGGCCGAGCGGGGAATTCCCTTTGCGCTGGTTTCGCGCGATGCGGCCAAGGGGAACTACACCTACGATAACCTGCCGTGTGAGGTGGTCGGGCGCAGCCGGCTGATTGTCAATGCATCGCCCGTAGGGACCTACCCCAACGTCGACGAGGCGCCGCGCATCCCCTACGCCTACATTACGCCGGAACACTACCTGCTGGATCTGGTCTACAATCCCGAGGTGACACGGTTCCTCGACTACGGACGGCAGCGCGGCGCGCACGTGCTGAACGGACGCACGATGTTCGTCGAACAGGCCGAGGCTTCGTGGCGGATCTGGAACGGACTGGAGGAGCGCTGA
- a CDS encoding putative signal transducing protein: protein MQDDSLVVLAEYNTVTEAEIAKSMLDSAGIWSTIRNEYMSAIYPIGTMPAQVVVRKEDLESAQMLLQHR from the coding sequence ATGCAAGACGACTCGTTGGTTGTATTGGCGGAATACAACACCGTTACCGAAGCCGAAATTGCCAAGTCGATGCTCGACAGCGCGGGGATCTGGTCGACGATCCGCAACGAATACATGTCGGCCATCTATCCCATCGGCACCATGCCTGCGCAGGTCGTCGTCCGCAAGGAGGATCTGGAGAGCGCCCAAATGCTGCTGCAGCACAGATAG
- the dnaE gene encoding DNA polymerase III subunit alpha: protein MSQFVHLHVHTQYSILDGQASIPKLVDKAIADGQPGIAVTDHGNMFGIKEFYNYVKKVKGKFKDKAAECEARIAALRDGSETVDDPQAEIAKCEKQLEELHRKMAFKPIIGCEVYVARRSLHDKEGKPDQSGYHLILLAKNLKGYHNLIKIVSKAWTEGFYMRPRTDRTEIEKYHEGLICCTACLAGEVPRAITANDMEKAEEAIRWYKNLFGEDYYLELQLHKATVERANHEAYPMQLNVNKHLRELAAKYNVRMICTNDVHFVDEDNAEAHDRLICLSTGKDLDDPKRMLYSKQEWLKTTAEMASIFGESDPEAMATTVDICNQVETYSIDHAPIMPNFQIPAEFGTEEEYRKRFTEQDLYDEFTRDENGNVVMSEEEGRKKIEKLGGYDKLYRIKFEADYLTKLTMEGAHRRYGEHLTEEQEERLRFELHVMKTMGFPGYFLIVQDFIRAAREELDVSVGPGRGSAAGSAVAYCLGITQIDPIAYDLLFERFLNPDRISLPDIDVDFDDDGRGRVLNWVTQKYGKEKVAHIITYGTMATKLSIKDVARVQKLVLSESDRLCKLVPDKTPEGKPVKSLAQAIELVPELKAAEQSDNPVLRDTIRYAKMLEGNVRNTGVHACGTIICRDDITDWVPVSTADDKETGEKMLVTQYEGSVIEDTGLIKMDFLGLKTLSIIKDAVENVFQTKGKKIDIDDFSIINDPATYKLYCEGRTVGTFQFESAGMQKYLRELQPSTFEDLIAMNALYRPGPMDYIPDFIARKHGRSPIVYDIPIMEKYLKDTYGITVYQEQVMLLSRLLANFTRGESDTLRKAMGKKLKDKLDHLKPKFIEGGKKNGHDEKVLEKIWADWEKFASYAFNKSHATCYSWVAFQTAYLKANYPSEYMAAVLSRNLTNIEQLTLYMNECKRMGISVLGPDINESVQAFSANLAGDVRFGLAAVKGVGSAAVESIIVERKARGPFKDIYDFVERVNYSLVNRKCLENLAYAGAFDSITDFARGKFFGVDTRDSSGATFIELLMRYGQRFQNEQNNAQQSLFGGGGHVDIQRPVTPSCADWSQLEKLAKEREMVGLYLSAHPLDDYKIIIDHMCKTQLTELENLDALKGQEIAVAGMVISVQNLMTKTGKPWGRFKLEDYNGSHEFALFGKDYENFRKYLFPDYFLFIRGKVQPRPYNDKELEFKIISMVQLSEVRDTMIKEMSIQLPIEEVTETLIRDLSARILEAKGQTRLKVNVYDRNAQVSLSLFSKSHKVSLTAELTDYLDENQIHYSIA from the coding sequence ATGTCCCAATTCGTACATCTTCACGTACATACGCAATACTCGATCCTCGACGGCCAGGCCAGCATCCCCAAGTTGGTCGACAAGGCCATCGCCGACGGTCAGCCCGGCATTGCCGTGACCGATCACGGCAACATGTTCGGCATCAAGGAGTTCTACAACTACGTCAAGAAGGTCAAGGGCAAATTCAAGGACAAGGCCGCGGAATGCGAAGCCCGTATCGCCGCCCTGCGCGACGGATCGGAGACGGTCGATGATCCCCAGGCCGAGATCGCCAAGTGCGAAAAACAGCTCGAGGAGTTGCACCGCAAGATGGCCTTCAAGCCCATCATCGGCTGCGAGGTCTACGTCGCCCGCCGCTCGCTCCACGACAAGGAGGGAAAGCCCGACCAGAGCGGTTATCACCTCATTCTGCTGGCCAAAAACCTCAAGGGGTATCACAACCTGATCAAGATCGTCTCGAAGGCCTGGACCGAGGGCTTCTACATGCGCCCCCGTACGGACCGCACCGAGATCGAGAAGTACCACGAGGGGCTGATCTGCTGTACGGCGTGTCTGGCCGGCGAGGTGCCGCGCGCCATCACGGCCAACGACATGGAGAAGGCCGAAGAGGCGATCCGCTGGTACAAGAACCTCTTCGGCGAGGACTACTACCTCGAGCTGCAGCTGCACAAGGCTACCGTCGAGCGGGCCAATCACGAGGCCTACCCCATGCAGTTGAATGTCAACAAACACCTGCGCGAGCTGGCCGCCAAATACAACGTGCGGATGATCTGCACGAACGATGTGCACTTCGTCGACGAGGACAACGCCGAGGCTCACGACAGGCTGATCTGCCTTTCGACGGGCAAGGACCTCGACGACCCGAAGCGCATGCTCTACTCCAAGCAGGAGTGGTTGAAGACGACGGCCGAGATGGCCTCGATCTTCGGCGAGTCGGATCCCGAGGCGATGGCCACGACGGTCGACATCTGCAACCAGGTCGAAACCTACTCGATTGACCATGCGCCGATCATGCCCAACTTCCAGATCCCGGCCGAATTCGGCACCGAGGAGGAGTATCGCAAACGCTTTACGGAGCAGGACCTCTACGACGAATTCACGCGCGACGAGAACGGCAATGTCGTCATGTCGGAGGAGGAGGGTCGCAAGAAGATCGAGAAGCTGGGCGGTTACGACAAGCTGTACCGCATCAAGTTCGAGGCCGACTACCTGACGAAACTCACCATGGAGGGTGCCCACCGCCGCTACGGCGAACATCTGACCGAGGAGCAGGAGGAGCGGCTGCGTTTCGAACTGCACGTCATGAAGACGATGGGTTTCCCGGGCTACTTCCTCATCGTGCAGGACTTCATCCGCGCCGCCCGCGAGGAGCTCGACGTCTCGGTGGGACCGGGGCGTGGTTCGGCCGCCGGTTCGGCCGTGGCCTACTGTCTGGGCATCACGCAGATCGACCCGATCGCCTATGACCTGCTGTTCGAGCGTTTCCTGAACCCGGACCGTATCTCGCTGCCCGATATCGACGTCGACTTCGATGACGACGGCCGCGGCCGCGTGTTGAACTGGGTAACCCAGAAATACGGCAAGGAGAAGGTCGCCCACATCATCACCTACGGCACGATGGCCACCAAACTCTCGATCAAGGATGTGGCCCGCGTGCAGAAACTCGTCCTCTCGGAGTCGGACCGTCTCTGCAAACTCGTCCCCGACAAAACACCCGAAGGCAAACCCGTCAAGAGCCTGGCTCAGGCCATCGAACTCGTCCCGGAGCTGAAGGCCGCCGAACAGTCGGACAACCCCGTGCTGCGCGATACGATCCGCTATGCCAAGATGCTCGAGGGGAACGTCCGCAATACGGGCGTGCACGCCTGTGGTACGATCATCTGCCGCGACGACATCACCGACTGGGTGCCCGTCTCGACGGCCGACGACAAGGAGACCGGCGAAAAGATGCTCGTCACGCAGTACGAAGGTTCGGTGATCGAGGATACGGGTCTGATCAAGATGGACTTCCTCGGTCTGAAGACCCTCTCGATCATCAAGGACGCCGTGGAGAACGTCTTCCAGACAAAAGGCAAGAAGATCGACATCGACGACTTCTCGATCATCAACGATCCGGCTACCTACAAGCTCTACTGCGAAGGCCGTACCGTTGGTACGTTCCAGTTCGAGTCGGCCGGCATGCAGAAGTACCTGCGCGAACTGCAGCCCTCGACCTTCGAGGATCTGATCGCCATGAACGCCCTCTACCGTCCCGGCCCGATGGACTATATCCCGGACTTCATCGCCCGCAAACACGGCCGGAGCCCGATCGTCTACGATATCCCGATCATGGAGAAATACCTGAAGGATACGTACGGCATCACGGTCTACCAGGAGCAGGTCATGCTGCTGTCGCGTCTGCTGGCCAACTTTACCCGCGGCGAATCCGACACGCTGCGCAAGGCCATGGGTAAGAAGCTCAAGGACAAGCTGGACCACCTGAAGCCCAAATTCATCGAGGGCGGCAAGAAGAACGGCCACGACGAGAAGGTGCTCGAAAAGATCTGGGCCGACTGGGAGAAGTTCGCCTCCTATGCCTTCAACAAGTCGCACGCCACGTGCTACTCGTGGGTGGCCTTCCAGACGGCCTATCTCAAGGCCAACTATCCGTCGGAGTACATGGCTGCGGTCCTGAGCCGAAACCTGACGAACATCGAGCAGTTGACGCTCTACATGAACGAGTGCAAGCGGATGGGAATCAGTGTGCTCGGTCCGGATATCAACGAGTCGGTGCAGGCCTTCTCGGCCAATCTGGCCGGCGACGTGCGCTTCGGTCTGGCCGCCGTGAAGGGGGTCGGCTCGGCCGCCGTGGAGAGCATCATCGTCGAACGCAAGGCCCGCGGCCCGTTCAAGGATATCTACGACTTCGTCGAGCGGGTCAACTATTCGCTCGTCAACCGCAAATGTCTCGAGAATCTGGCCTATGCCGGCGCCTTCGATTCGATCACGGACTTCGCCCGCGGCAAGTTCTTCGGCGTGGATACCCGCGATTCGAGCGGCGCCACCTTCATCGAACTGCTCATGCGTTACGGCCAGCGGTTCCAGAACGAGCAGAACAATGCTCAACAAAGCCTCTTCGGCGGTGGTGGTCATGTGGATATCCAGCGCCCGGTAACCCCGAGCTGCGCCGACTGGAGCCAGCTCGAAAAACTGGCCAAGGAGCGCGAAATGGTCGGACTCTACCTCTCGGCCCATCCGCTCGACGACTACAAGATCATTATCGACCACATGTGCAAGACCCAGCTTACGGAGCTCGAGAATCTCGATGCGCTCAAGGGGCAGGAGATTGCCGTGGCCGGCATGGTGATCAGCGTGCAGAACCTGATGACCAAGACCGGAAAGCCCTGGGGCCGCTTCAAGCTGGAGGACTACAACGGTTCACACGAATTCGCTCTCTTCGGCAAGGACTACGAGAACTTCCGCAAGTATCTCTTCCCGGATTATTTCCTCTTCATCCGCGGCAAGGTGCAGCCCCGCCCCTACAACGACAAGGAGCTGGAATTCAAGATCATCTCGATGGTTCAACTCTCGGAGGTGCGCGATACGATGATCAAGGAGATGTCGATCCAGCTGCCGATCGAGGAGGTCACCGAAACGCTGATCCGCGATCTGTCGGCCCGCATCCTCGAGGCAAAGGGCCAGACACGTCTGAAGGTGAACGTCTACGACCGGAATGCACAGGTCTCGCTGAGTCTCTTCTCGAAGAGCCACAAGGTGAGCCTCACGGCCGAACTGACCGACTATCTGGATGAAAATCAGATACATTATTCCATTGCATAA
- the trxA gene encoding thioredoxin, with amino-acid sequence MALAINKENFETLVGGDKPVVIDFWAEWCGPCRMIAPIVDELAGEYEGKVVIGKCDVEQNDDITMKYGVRNIPTIIFLKGGQVVDKQVGACSKDALKAKIEKLL; translated from the coding sequence ATGGCACTTGCAATCAACAAGGAGAATTTTGAAACACTCGTAGGCGGAGACAAACCCGTCGTAATCGACTTCTGGGCTGAGTGGTGCGGTCCGTGCCGCATGATCGCCCCCATCGTCGACGAACTGGCCGGCGAATACGAGGGCAAGGTCGTTATCGGCAAATGCGATGTCGAGCAGAACGACGATATTACGATGAAGTACGGCGTGCGGAACATCCCGACGATCATCTTCCTCAAGGGGGGCCAGGTCGTGGACAAACAGGTCGGCGCCTGCTCGAAGGATGCCCTCAAGGCCAAGATCGAAAAGTTGCTCTAA
- a CDS encoding aldose 1-epimerase: protein MIHCVDYCGLRAVEFSKGDYVALLIPEMGANLIRLADTRRGVEVVHTPTAEEIETFRRRPQVYGLPILFPPNRIADGRFTFDGRTYRLPITNEKEHNFHHGFLKSQPFQVSKAVETDDEVMVECRYYSNAGCDVIFRDFPHEFKCKIIFHLSARGLEQEVVFTNRSRERMPLGVGFHTPLCIPFAGGENGDYVMRVAVGEQAELDARNLPTGRKLPLNAQFARLREGGLRVTGCEPIEAGFTLREIEVDGKPYRGALVENLRTGVRVFYEVDDRTTYWTIWNNGGQVPYCCPEPQSWTTNAPNAADPEAEGFCAVAPGESWSAKYRLYVRQAGE, encoded by the coding sequence ATGATTCATTGCGTGGATTACTGCGGCCTGCGGGCTGTGGAGTTCTCCAAGGGCGACTATGTGGCGCTGCTGATCCCCGAGATGGGAGCCAACCTCATCCGGCTGGCCGATACGCGCCGGGGCGTCGAGGTGGTGCATACTCCGACGGCGGAGGAGATCGAGACCTTCCGGCGTCGTCCGCAGGTCTACGGTCTGCCGATCCTCTTCCCGCCCAACCGCATCGCCGACGGACGGTTTACCTTCGACGGCCGCACTTACCGGCTCCCGATCACCAACGAAAAGGAGCACAACTTCCACCACGGATTTCTCAAGAGCCAGCCGTTCCAGGTCTCGAAGGCCGTGGAGACCGACGATGAGGTGATGGTCGAATGCCGCTACTACTCGAATGCGGGTTGCGACGTGATTTTCCGCGATTTTCCGCACGAGTTCAAGTGCAAGATCATTTTCCACCTCTCGGCCCGCGGGTTGGAGCAGGAGGTGGTCTTCACGAACCGCAGCCGCGAGCGGATGCCCCTGGGTGTGGGATTCCACACGCCTCTGTGTATTCCGTTTGCCGGGGGCGAGAATGGCGACTACGTGATGCGGGTGGCCGTCGGCGAACAGGCTGAGCTCGATGCGCGGAATCTTCCGACGGGCCGTAAACTGCCGCTCAACGCCCAGTTCGCACGGTTGCGTGAGGGCGGTCTGCGCGTGACGGGCTGCGAGCCGATTGAGGCGGGCTTCACGCTGCGCGAGATCGAGGTCGATGGCAAACCCTACCGCGGAGCCCTGGTCGAGAATCTCCGCACGGGAGTTCGGGTCTTCTACGAGGTGGACGACCGGACGACCTACTGGACGATCTGGAACAACGGCGGGCAGGTGCCCTACTGCTGTCCCGAACCGCAGTCGTGGACGACCAACGCCCCGAATGCGGCCGATCCCGAGGCCGAAGGTTTCTGTGCGGTGGCTCCGGGCGAGTCGTGGAGCGCCAAATACCGGCTTTACGTGCGGCAGGCGGGCGAATAA
- a CDS encoding nitroreductase family protein, protein MDFLTLAKRRYACRQYQDRKVEPEKLQEILEAGRVAPTGANRQPQRLVVIQSKEGMERLARCTRDFGAPLAILVCAATDEAWTRKYDGKMIADIDASIVTDHMMLCAASLGLDSLWICMFKPEAVREEFHLPDNVVPVNILLIGYGAGEPASPDRHDKLRKPLSETVFMESF, encoded by the coding sequence ATGGATTTTCTCACATTGGCCAAGAGACGGTATGCCTGCCGTCAATACCAGGACCGGAAGGTCGAGCCGGAAAAATTGCAGGAGATTCTCGAGGCGGGGCGCGTCGCACCGACGGGTGCCAATCGCCAGCCGCAGCGCCTCGTTGTCATCCAGTCGAAGGAGGGGATGGAGCGCCTGGCCCGCTGCACGCGGGACTTCGGGGCTCCGCTGGCCATCCTCGTCTGTGCGGCGACCGACGAGGCGTGGACCCGCAAGTACGACGGCAAGATGATCGCCGACATCGACGCCTCGATCGTCACGGACCACATGATGCTTTGCGCCGCCTCGCTCGGACTCGACTCGCTCTGGATCTGCATGTTCAAGCCCGAAGCCGTGCGCGAGGAGTTCCACCTGCCGGATAACGTCGTTCCGGTGAATATCCTGCTCATCGGCTACGGAGCCGGCGAACCCGCCTCGCCCGACCGTCACGACAAACTCCGCAAACCACTCTCCGAGACCGTATTCATGGAGTCGTTCTAA
- the htpG gene encoding molecular chaperone HtpG: protein MKNGKIGVTTENIFPVIKKFLYSDHEIFLRELISNAVDATQKLKTLSAKGEMKGDLGDLTIHVSVDPKARTLTVTDRGIGMTAEELDKYINQIAFSGAEEFMAKYKDQAIIGHFGLGFYSAFMVADKVEIFTRSWQEGAKAVHWSCSGTPEFEMEETDEARDRGTTIVLHLSEDTKEYAEESKVSELLKKYCRFLPVPIAFGKVKEWKEGKYVDTDKDNIINDVDPLWTRKPAEITEEQYKEFYRELYPLSDEPLFSIHLNIDYPFHLTGILYFPKIHNNFDIQRNKIQLYCNQVYVTDQVEGIVPEYLTLLHGVIDSPDIPLNVSRSYLQSDSNVKKISSYITRKVADRLQELFNTMRPDYESKWDDLKIFIQYGILTDEKFAEKAENFMLWKNVEGKYFTPKEYLEKVKENQTDKNKTVVFLYVDDPEEKYTSLEAAKAKGYDVLIMDGQLDSHYINWYESKNKESRFVRVDSDVIDKLIQKEDSIKMSLTEAQQELLTPVFESQMPKDEKIHYNISFEAMEPDEAPVVITQNEFMRRMKEMARMGGGGMSQFYGQMPDNFTIAVNGNHPIVIRILEDVEKAYGDKLKTTTKKIDAAIAEEKRFEEVTKDKKEADLTPEEKSMREELSKKVVTLRDERNQRLREIGAGNKLVKQIIDLALLTNGMLKGKNLTDFIQRSISLIEK, encoded by the coding sequence ATGAAAAACGGAAAAATCGGAGTTACGACGGAAAACATCTTCCCCGTCATCAAGAAATTCCTCTATTCGGATCACGAGATCTTTCTGCGTGAGCTGATTTCCAACGCCGTGGATGCCACCCAGAAGCTGAAGACCCTCTCGGCCAAAGGCGAGATGAAGGGCGATCTGGGCGATCTGACGATCCACGTCTCGGTGGACCCGAAGGCCCGGACCCTTACGGTTACCGACCGCGGTATCGGCATGACGGCCGAGGAGCTGGACAAGTATATCAACCAGATTGCCTTCTCGGGTGCCGAGGAGTTTATGGCCAAATACAAGGACCAGGCCATTATCGGTCACTTCGGACTGGGCTTCTACTCGGCCTTCATGGTGGCTGACAAGGTCGAGATCTTCACCCGCTCGTGGCAGGAGGGGGCCAAGGCCGTGCACTGGAGCTGCAGCGGAACCCCCGAGTTCGAGATGGAGGAGACCGACGAGGCGCGTGACCGCGGCACGACCATCGTGCTGCATCTCTCCGAGGATACGAAGGAGTATGCCGAGGAGTCGAAGGTCTCGGAACTGCTGAAGAAATACTGCCGCTTCCTGCCCGTGCCCATTGCCTTCGGCAAGGTCAAGGAGTGGAAGGAGGGCAAGTATGTCGATACGGACAAGGACAACATCATCAATGACGTCGACCCGCTCTGGACCCGCAAGCCGGCGGAGATCACCGAGGAGCAGTACAAGGAGTTTTATCGCGAGTTGTACCCGCTGAGTGACGAGCCCCTCTTCTCGATCCATCTGAACATCGACTACCCGTTCCACCTGACCGGTATTCTCTACTTCCCGAAAATCCACAACAACTTCGACATCCAGCGTAACAAGATCCAGCTGTACTGCAACCAGGTTTACGTGACGGATCAGGTCGAGGGAATCGTGCCGGAGTATCTGACGCTGCTGCACGGCGTGATCGACTCGCCGGACATTCCGCTGAACGTTTCGCGCAGCTATCTGCAGAGCGATTCGAACGTGAAGAAGATCTCGAGCTACATCACCCGCAAGGTGGCCGACCGTCTGCAGGAGCTCTTCAACACGATGCGCCCCGATTACGAGTCGAAGTGGGACGATCTGAAGATCTTCATCCAGTACGGCATTCTGACCGACGAGAAGTTTGCCGAAAAGGCCGAGAACTTCATGCTCTGGAAGAATGTCGAAGGCAAGTACTTCACGCCGAAGGAGTATCTCGAGAAGGTCAAGGAGAATCAGACCGACAAGAACAAGACGGTCGTCTTCCTGTACGTGGACGATCCCGAGGAGAAGTACACCTCGCTCGAGGCCGCCAAGGCCAAGGGCTACGACGTGCTGATCATGGACGGCCAGCTGGACAGCCACTACATCAACTGGTATGAGTCGAAGAACAAGGAGAGCCGTTTCGTACGGGTCGACAGCGACGTGATCGACAAGCTGATCCAAAAGGAGGACAGCATCAAGATGTCGCTTACGGAGGCTCAGCAGGAGTTGCTGACGCCGGTCTTCGAGAGCCAGATGCCCAAGGATGAGAAGATTCACTACAACATCTCGTTCGAGGCGATGGAGCCCGACGAGGCGCCGGTCGTCATCACACAGAACGAGTTCATGCGCCGTATGAAGGAGATGGCCCGCATGGGCGGTGGCGGCATGAGTCAGTTCTACGGCCAGATGCCCGACAACTTCACCATCGCGGTGAACGGCAACCACCCCATCGTGATCCGGATTCTCGAGGATGTCGAGAAGGCCTACGGCGACAAGCTGAAGACCACGACCAAGAAGATCGACGCTGCCATAGCCGAGGAGAAGCGTTTCGAGGAGGTCACCAAGGACAAGAAGGAGGCCGATCTGACGCCCGAGGAGAAATCCATGCGCGAGGAGCTGTCGAAGAAGGTTGTCACGCTGCGTGACGAGCGCAACCAGCGGCTGCGCGAGATCGGTGCCGGCAACAAGCTCGTCAAGCAGATCATCGACCTGGCCCTGTTGACCAACGGCATGCTGAAGGGCAAGAACCTGACCGACTTCATCCAGCGGTCGATCTCGCTCATCGAGAAATAG
- a CDS encoding CatB-related O-acetyltransferase: protein MMNKIYPRTGDRQTVYLNAVIDDPQIEIGDYTIYNDFRSDPRLFATNNILYHYPVHHERLIIGRFCSIACGAKFLFNCANHTLRSLSTYTFPLFYEEWQGDRTRVAEAWDCKGDIIVGNDVWIGYEAAILAGVRIGDGAVIGTRAVVTRDVAPYTIVGGVPARPIRNRFAPEVIELLLRIRWWEWPYERIRRAIPAIQSGDWIQLERLACGKADN, encoded by the coding sequence ATGATGAACAAAATCTATCCGCGGACAGGCGACCGGCAGACTGTCTATCTGAATGCCGTCATCGACGATCCGCAAATTGAAATCGGCGACTATACGATCTATAACGATTTCAGATCCGACCCGCGCCTTTTCGCCACCAACAATATTCTCTACCATTATCCCGTCCACCACGAGCGGCTCATCATCGGGCGTTTCTGTTCGATTGCCTGTGGAGCAAAATTCCTTTTCAACTGTGCCAACCACACGCTGCGGTCGCTTTCCACCTACACCTTCCCGCTCTTCTACGAGGAGTGGCAGGGCGACCGGACGCGGGTTGCCGAAGCCTGGGACTGCAAGGGAGATATTATCGTAGGCAACGACGTGTGGATCGGTTACGAGGCTGCCATATTGGCCGGCGTTCGGATCGGCGACGGTGCTGTGATAGGAACGCGAGCCGTTGTCACCCGCGACGTGGCTCCATATACGATTGTCGGGGGCGTCCCGGCCCGGCCCATCCGCAACCGTTTCGCCCCCGAGGTGATTGAACTCCTGCTGCGTATCCGCTGGTGGGAGTGGCCATACGAACGCATTCGCCGTGCTATCCCGGCAATCCAGTCGGGAGACTGGATACAATTGGAAAGGCTCGCCTGCGGGAAAGCCGACAACTGA
- a CDS encoding thioesterase family protein, with amino-acid sequence MLSHDCKIRVWYKHTDQMAICHHSNYICYYEAARSELLRHLGMSFAEVERRGIMMPILEVQSKYRKPAYFDELLTVRIILREIPSTRINFFYEIYNEKGELINTGMTQLGFIHSDTRRPCRCPEWFLDLIRPHWTEEPAE; translated from the coding sequence ATGCTGAGCCACGATTGCAAAATCAGGGTCTGGTACAAGCATACCGACCAGATGGCCATCTGCCACCATTCGAACTACATCTGCTACTACGAGGCGGCGCGGAGCGAACTGTTGCGCCATCTGGGCATGTCGTTTGCCGAGGTTGAGCGCCGCGGCATCATGATGCCGATCCTCGAAGTGCAGTCCAAGTACCGGAAACCGGCCTATTTCGACGAACTGCTGACGGTGCGGATCATCCTTCGGGAGATCCCCTCGACACGCATCAACTTCTTCTACGAGATCTACAACGAGAAGGGCGAACTGATCAACACGGGCATGACCCAGCTGGGCTTCATCCACAGCGATACACGGCGTCCGTGCCGCTGCCCGGAGTGGTTCCTCGATCTGATCCGCCCGCACTGGACGGAGGAGCCAGCCGAGTAA
- a CDS encoding FAD synthase has product MRVFYGFEHLPHFDHPAVTVGSYDGVHLGHRALIERLVGEARVAGGESIVMTFEPHPRIALGRAEGLRLLTTLDEKIALLEGLGVDNLIVIPFDRTFSALTGREFVDRYLIGRLGAETLVAGFNHRFGHDGLACDDPQVCERLRVIRVGPCTVDGVRVSSTAIRQRFESGDLAGAEHLLGHPLSKSLRQDRPVAENDSPENK; this is encoded by the coding sequence ATGCGCGTATTTTACGGATTTGAACATCTTCCGCATTTCGACCATCCGGCGGTCACCGTCGGGTCGTATGACGGTGTGCATCTCGGCCACCGGGCGCTGATCGAGCGACTTGTCGGCGAGGCCCGTGTTGCCGGAGGTGAGAGCATCGTGATGACCTTCGAACCGCATCCGCGCATCGCGCTGGGGCGAGCCGAAGGGCTCCGGCTGCTGACGACCCTCGATGAAAAGATTGCCCTGCTGGAGGGGTTGGGGGTTGATAACCTGATCGTCATACCGTTCGACCGGACGTTCAGCGCCCTCACGGGCCGGGAGTTCGTCGACCGATACCTGATCGGCCGCCTCGGCGCCGAAACGCTTGTAGCGGGCTTCAACCACCGCTTCGGCCACGACGGCCTGGCGTGTGACGATCCGCAGGTGTGCGAACGCCTGCGGGTGATTCGCGTGGGGCCGTGTACGGTCGACGGCGTACGGGTCAGTTCGACCGCCATCCGGCAACGGTTCGAATCGGGAGATCTTGCCGGTGCCGAGCATCTGCTGGGACATCCGCTTTCGAAGAGCCTCCGGCAGGATCGGCCTGTTGCGGAGAACGATTCTCCTGAAAACAAGTGA